Proteins from a single region of Mailhella massiliensis:
- a CDS encoding A/G-specific adenine glycosylase — protein MFQVFSQSDVTALTEALLDWFVAHKRPLPWRVHYTPYEVWISEVMLQQTQMERGVSYFQRWMKRFPCVSDVAEAPEEEILRYWEGLGYYRRARFLHQAAKAMVERHGGEVPSTQEELSSLPGLGEYTVAAILGIAYEQDIVTIDANVERVFSRLLNIDTPVKKHPAAAFIRQEVRRFLPSGQARLYNQALMELGALICGKAPRCALCPLARWCEAHRLGLARERPVAEKKSAVIPVSSAHGILLCQKHVLLVQRPSGGLWGNMWEFPGAVVQTSTPQETLLQRLAGMGIAAEILAPLGEVRHNYTNHRLTAHFFRVAAEQELTVKELSALLGDISHRFVLWNETESLAMPAHHRKMAERYFLRKPRPAAEQLPL, from the coding sequence ATGTTTCAGGTATTTTCCCAAAGTGACGTCACCGCGCTGACAGAAGCGCTGCTTGACTGGTTCGTGGCGCACAAACGCCCCCTGCCGTGGCGTGTTCATTACACGCCCTATGAGGTCTGGATTTCCGAGGTCATGCTCCAGCAGACGCAGATGGAACGGGGCGTTTCCTACTTCCAGCGCTGGATGAAGCGCTTTCCCTGCGTCAGCGATGTGGCCGAAGCGCCGGAAGAAGAAATCCTGCGCTATTGGGAAGGTCTCGGTTACTACCGTCGGGCCCGCTTCCTCCATCAGGCCGCCAAGGCCATGGTGGAACGACATGGCGGCGAGGTTCCCTCCACCCAGGAGGAGCTTTCCTCCCTTCCCGGACTGGGAGAATACACGGTGGCGGCCATTCTCGGCATTGCCTACGAACAGGACATCGTCACCATCGACGCCAACGTGGAACGGGTGTTCTCCCGTCTGCTCAATATCGACACTCCCGTGAAAAAACATCCTGCGGCCGCCTTCATCAGACAGGAAGTCCGGCGTTTTCTTCCCTCCGGGCAGGCCAGACTCTACAACCAGGCGCTTATGGAACTGGGAGCGCTGATCTGCGGAAAAGCGCCGCGATGTGCGCTCTGTCCTCTGGCACGATGGTGCGAGGCCCACAGACTGGGCCTTGCCAGGGAACGCCCCGTTGCGGAAAAAAAGAGCGCCGTCATTCCTGTGAGTTCCGCCCACGGCATACTGCTCTGTCAGAAGCATGTGCTCCTTGTTCAGCGCCCTTCGGGCGGCCTGTGGGGCAACATGTGGGAATTTCCCGGCGCCGTGGTACAGACCTCCACTCCGCAGGAAACCCTGCTGCAGCGGCTTGCCGGAATGGGTATTGCTGCAGAAATCCTCGCGCCTCTGGGCGAAGTAAGGCATAACTATACCAATCACAGGCTTACGGCCCATTTCTTCCGCGTGGCGGCGGAGCAGGAACTCACCGTGAAAGAACTTTCCGCTCTTCTCGGCGACATTTCTCACCGTTTCGTCCTCTGGAACGAAACGGAATCCCTTGCCATGCCGGCTCATCACAGGAAAATGGCCGAGCGCTATTTTCTCAGAAAACCCCGCCCTGCGGCGGAACAACTTCCTCTATAA
- a CDS encoding ATP-grasp domain-containing protein → MNFVFISPQFPQSYWNFCDRLKARGVNVLGIGDTAYDALSPELRACLTEYYRVDSLEDYDQVYRAMAFLTFKHGRIDWVESNNEYWLSQDARLRDDFNIRTGMSRAEVANVRRKSAMKKFYQEAGVPTARWHLIDDLEDGKNFAHEVGYPVFVKPDGGMGASGSYKISSDEEMERFYAGKENVPYIMEEYLSGDIWSYDGISDSGANVIFETCTSWPPSIADIVNNKDHLAYYTASNLPDDLRLAGRNTIKAFNVRSRFFHLEFFRLREDKPGLAKKGELVALEVNMRPAGGWTPDMFNYANSVDVYSIWADMVTHDKTFVDLDRQKFFAVYAGRRDGKPYAHTPEEIRSRYAGRIVMDLDIPEAISGAMGNHQWTAILDTAEQKDEFIRFVQETC, encoded by the coding sequence ATGAATTTTGTTTTTATTTCTCCACAGTTTCCCCAGTCATACTGGAATTTTTGCGATCGCCTGAAGGCTCGCGGCGTGAATGTCCTCGGCATAGGCGATACGGCCTATGACGCTCTCTCCCCGGAGCTTCGGGCGTGCCTTACGGAATATTATCGTGTGGACTCCCTTGAGGACTACGATCAGGTGTACCGTGCCATGGCCTTTCTTACCTTCAAGCACGGGCGTATCGACTGGGTGGAAAGCAATAATGAGTACTGGCTCAGTCAGGATGCCCGCCTGCGTGACGACTTCAATATACGAACCGGCATGAGCAGAGCGGAAGTGGCCAATGTACGTCGCAAGTCGGCCATGAAGAAATTCTATCAGGAGGCCGGAGTCCCGACGGCGCGCTGGCATCTCATCGACGATCTTGAGGACGGCAAGAATTTTGCCCACGAGGTGGGTTATCCCGTGTTTGTGAAGCCGGACGGCGGCATGGGCGCTTCGGGCAGCTACAAGATTTCCAGCGATGAGGAAATGGAGCGCTTCTATGCGGGCAAGGAAAACGTGCCCTATATCATGGAAGAATACCTCAGCGGAGATATCTGGTCGTATGACGGCATTTCCGATTCCGGGGCCAACGTCATTTTCGAGACCTGTACTTCCTGGCCGCCCTCCATTGCCGATATCGTGAACAACAAGGATCATCTTGCCTACTACACGGCCAGCAATCTGCCCGACGATCTCAGACTTGCGGGCCGCAATACCATCAAGGCTTTCAATGTCCGCAGCCGTTTTTTCCATCTGGAGTTTTTCCGGCTCAGGGAGGATAAGCCCGGCCTTGCGAAAAAGGGCGAACTTGTGGCGCTTGAGGTGAACATGCGTCCTGCGGGCGGCTGGACGCCGGATATGTTCAACTATGCCAACAGCGTGGATGTATATTCCATCTGGGCCGACATGGTGACCCATGACAAGACGTTTGTGGATCTGGACAGACAGAAGTTCTTCGCCGTGTATGCGGGCAGGCGCGACGGCAAGCCCTATGCGCACACGCCGGAGGAAATCCGTTCCCGCTATGCAGGCCGCATCGTGATGGATCTGGATATTCCCGAGGCCATTTCCGGCGCCATGGGCAACCATCAGTGGACGGCCATTCTGGATACCGCCGAGCAGAAGGATGAATTCATCCGTTTCGTGCAGGAGACCTGCTGA
- a CDS encoding esterase family protein codes for MEYRRHSQYSRILGRELPFVVFGRTGRPVMVFPTQNGRCTDFHEFGMPETVAEHIEAGRVQLFCMDSIDKETWSDRDGDKGRRAWLQELWFRYCTEEFTPLMLQMNGTHQAPITMGCSMGATHALNTFLRRPDLFHGVIALSGAYDARYFFGDYMDSNLYNNSIVDYMAGIALDHAYIPMFNARAIYVCTGQGAWEEEMIRTTTMVRKIFEEKGIRAFIDFWGRDVDHDWPWWRRQFPYFLNKIL; via the coding sequence ATGGAATACAGGCGTCACAGCCAGTACAGCCGTATTCTGGGTCGGGAACTGCCGTTTGTGGTGTTCGGACGTACGGGCAGGCCGGTCATGGTTTTTCCTACGCAGAACGGGCGTTGCACCGATTTTCATGAATTCGGTATGCCTGAAACCGTGGCGGAGCATATAGAAGCCGGTCGCGTTCAGCTTTTCTGCATGGATTCCATTGACAAAGAAACCTGGTCCGACAGGGACGGCGACAAAGGCCGCCGGGCCTGGCTTCAGGAATTGTGGTTCCGTTACTGTACGGAAGAATTCACGCCCCTCATGCTTCAGATGAACGGTACGCATCAGGCTCCCATTACCATGGGATGCAGCATGGGGGCCACCCATGCGCTCAATACCTTTCTGCGGCGTCCGGATCTGTTCCACGGGGTCATCGCCCTGAGCGGCGCGTATGATGCGCGCTACTTCTTCGGCGATTACATGGATTCCAACCTCTACAACAACTCCATTGTGGATTATATGGCAGGGATTGCGCTGGATCATGCCTATATTCCCATGTTCAATGCCCGCGCCATCTATGTGTGCACGGGACAGGGGGCCTGGGAGGAGGAAATGATCCGCACCACGACCATGGTACGGAAGATTTTTGAAGAAAAAGGCATACGCGCCTTCATCGACTTCTGGGGCCGTGACGTGGATCATGACTGGCCCTGGTGGCGCAGGCAGTTCCCTTATTTTCTGAACAAGATACTGTGA
- a CDS encoding ferritin family protein, which yields MKKYVCPVCGYTVEAESLPEGFVCPQCKAPGSKFRVEEGNAGFVTEHHVGDGKVEDADIMEELRANFTGECTEVGMYLAMSRQAEREGYPEIADAFKRYAFEEAEHAAKFAELLGEVLVPCTKTNVKMRAEAEAGACAGKMETARKAKAKGYDAIHDTVHEMAKDEARHGAGFAGLLKRYF from the coding sequence ATGAAAAAGTATGTCTGCCCTGTCTGCGGCTATACCGTTGAAGCGGAAAGCCTCCCCGAAGGTTTCGTGTGCCCCCAGTGCAAGGCCCCCGGCTCCAAATTCCGCGTGGAAGAAGGCAACGCCGGCTTCGTGACGGAACACCATGTGGGTGACGGCAAGGTGGAAGACGCCGACATCATGGAAGAACTGCGCGCCAACTTCACCGGTGAATGCACCGAAGTGGGCATGTACCTTGCCATGAGCCGCCAGGCTGAACGTGAAGGCTATCCCGAAATCGCCGACGCCTTCAAGCGCTATGCCTTTGAAGAAGCCGAACACGCCGCCAAGTTCGCCGAACTGCTCGGCGAAGTGCTCGTGCCCTGCACCAAGACCAATGTGAAGATGCGTGCCGAAGCCGAAGCCGGCGCCTGCGCCGGTAAGATGGAAACCGCCCGCAAGGCCAAGGCCAAGGGCTACGACGCCATCCACGACACCGTGCATGAAATGGCCAAGGACGAAGCCCGCCACGGCGCCGGTTTCGCCGGCCTGCTGAAGCGCTACTTCTAA
- the nifJ gene encoding pyruvate:ferredoxin (flavodoxin) oxidoreductase, which translates to MAKHMKTMDGNTAAAHVAYALSDVAAIYPITPSSVMGELADEWSAKGQKNLMGQTVAIREMQSEAGAAGAVHGSLVSGALTTTFTASQGLLLMIPNMYKIAGELLPGVFHVSARALASHALSIFGDHQDVMAARQTGFAFLCSNNPQESMDLALVAHLAAIDSSVPFCHFFDGFRTSHEIRKIEVIDYEDIRKVVNWEKVQEFRDSAMNPEHPHQRGTAQNPDIYFQNREACNPYYNEVPAIVVEAMKRVASITGRSYKPFDYYGDPEADRVVIAMGSSCDVMEEVVDYLNAQGERVGIIKVRLYRPFSAQHMLNVLPATVQTVTVLDRTKEPGALGEPLYEDVCTAFVEHGDQIRVFPKIIAGRYGLGSKEFTPAMAKAVFDNMLVASPKNHFTVGINDDVTNLSLEVGADIDTVPANTVQCKFFGLGSDGTVGANKDAIKIIGDNTDMYAQGYFAYDSKKSGGFTVSHLRFGKSYLKSSYLVNRADFIACHKDSYVHMYDVLEGIKEGGTFLLNSSWHTVEDMDRELPGQMKRTIAQKHLKFYNVDAGKVAAEVGLGNRINMVTQTAFFKLANVLPIDEAIGYIKAAIKKTYGKKGDKVVNMNIAAVDKALEALTEIKYPESWADAVDTPSIYNDADPYIANVVRPILAQKGDSLPVSAFDPTGIVPLGTTACEKRGVAVAVPEWDATKCIQCTRCSMACPHAAIRPVLATEEELEGAPESFVTIDAMGKELKGLKFRMQVYAQDCLGCGSCANVCPAKEKALVMKPLETQLDAQVANLKFAEENITIKDDLVDRNTLKGSQLCQPLLEFSGACAGCGETPYVKLLTQLFGERMVIANATGCTSIWGGSAPTTPYCQNKDGHGPAWGNSLFEDAAEYGLGMHDAYKQRREGLALACSEALELPGISDGLKNALQGWLDNKDDAKLSREYGEAILDELTDVEDSEVLEKLWTMQDLFTKKSFWVFGGDGWGYDIGYGGLDHVIASGADINIFVVDTEVYSNTGGQASKATPLGSIAKFAAAGKPVRKKDLGRMAMTYGYVYVASVSMGADMNQVLKAFKEAEAYHGPSLIIAYAPCINQGIRKGMGRSLEEAKLAVQTGYWPLYRFNPTLKEEGKNPFVLDYKKAPDGTLEEFLLGENRYAQLEKAKPELAKQLRATLAQQYQERFDELTELSK; encoded by the coding sequence ATGGCTAAACACATGAAGACTATGGACGGCAATACCGCCGCCGCGCACGTTGCCTACGCCTTGAGCGACGTTGCCGCCATCTACCCCATTACGCCCTCGTCCGTCATGGGCGAACTGGCCGACGAATGGTCCGCCAAGGGCCAGAAGAACCTGATGGGCCAGACGGTCGCCATCCGCGAAATGCAGTCTGAAGCCGGCGCCGCCGGCGCCGTGCACGGTTCTCTGGTTTCCGGTGCGCTGACCACCACCTTCACGGCCTCTCAGGGCCTGCTGCTCATGATCCCCAACATGTACAAAATCGCCGGTGAACTTCTTCCCGGCGTCTTCCATGTTTCCGCCCGCGCCCTGGCTTCCCACGCCCTGTCCATCTTCGGTGATCATCAGGACGTCATGGCCGCCCGCCAGACCGGCTTCGCCTTCCTGTGCTCCAACAACCCCCAGGAATCCATGGACCTCGCTCTGGTGGCTCACCTCGCCGCCATCGACTCCAGCGTTCCCTTCTGCCACTTCTTCGACGGCTTCCGTACCTCTCACGAAATCCGCAAGATCGAAGTCATCGACTACGAAGACATCCGCAAGGTCGTGAACTGGGAAAAGGTTCAGGAGTTCCGCGACAGCGCCATGAACCCCGAACATCCTCATCAGCGCGGCACCGCCCAGAACCCCGACATCTACTTCCAGAACCGCGAAGCCTGCAACCCCTACTACAATGAAGTGCCCGCCATCGTGGTTGAAGCCATGAAGCGCGTCGCCTCCATCACCGGCCGCAGCTACAAGCCCTTCGACTACTATGGAGATCCCGAAGCCGACCGCGTGGTCATCGCCATGGGTTCTTCCTGCGACGTCATGGAAGAAGTGGTGGATTACCTCAACGCTCAGGGCGAACGCGTCGGTATCATCAAGGTCCGTCTGTATCGTCCCTTCAGCGCCCAGCACATGCTGAACGTTCTGCCCGCCACCGTGCAGACCGTCACCGTGCTCGACCGCACCAAGGAACCCGGCGCTCTCGGCGAACCCCTGTATGAAGACGTCTGCACCGCCTTTGTGGAACACGGCGATCAGATCCGCGTCTTCCCCAAGATCATCGCCGGCCGCTACGGCCTCGGCTCCAAGGAATTCACCCCCGCCATGGCCAAGGCCGTGTTCGACAACATGCTGGTCGCCTCTCCCAAGAACCACTTCACCGTGGGCATCAATGACGACGTGACCAACCTGTCCCTCGAAGTGGGCGCCGACATCGACACCGTGCCTGCCAACACCGTGCAGTGCAAGTTCTTCGGCCTCGGCTCCGACGGCACCGTGGGCGCCAACAAGGACGCCATCAAGATCATCGGCGACAACACCGACATGTACGCCCAGGGCTACTTCGCCTACGACTCCAAGAAGTCCGGCGGCTTCACCGTGTCGCACCTGCGCTTCGGCAAGTCCTACCTCAAGTCCTCCTATCTGGTGAACCGCGCCGACTTCATCGCCTGCCACAAGGACTCCTACGTCCACATGTACGATGTGCTTGAAGGCATCAAGGAAGGCGGCACCTTCCTGCTGAACTCCAGCTGGCACACCGTGGAAGACATGGATCGCGAACTGCCCGGCCAGATGAAGCGCACCATCGCCCAGAAGCACCTCAAGTTCTACAACGTGGACGCCGGCAAGGTGGCTGCGGAAGTGGGTCTCGGCAACCGCATCAACATGGTCACGCAGACGGCCTTCTTCAAGCTGGCCAACGTGCTGCCCATTGACGAAGCCATCGGCTACATCAAGGCCGCCATCAAGAAGACCTACGGCAAGAAGGGCGACAAGGTCGTCAACATGAACATCGCCGCCGTGGACAAGGCCCTTGAAGCCCTCACCGAGATCAAGTATCCCGAATCCTGGGCCGACGCCGTCGATACTCCTTCCATCTACAACGACGCCGATCCCTACATCGCCAACGTGGTTCGTCCCATCCTCGCCCAGAAGGGCGACTCCCTGCCCGTGTCCGCCTTCGATCCCACCGGCATCGTGCCCCTCGGCACCACCGCCTGTGAAAAGCGCGGCGTAGCCGTGGCTGTGCCCGAATGGGATGCCACCAAGTGCATTCAGTGCACCCGCTGCTCCATGGCCTGCCCCCATGCCGCCATCCGTCCCGTGCTCGCCACGGAAGAAGAACTCGAAGGCGCGCCTGAAAGCTTCGTCACCATCGACGCCATGGGCAAGGAACTCAAGGGCCTCAAGTTCCGTATGCAGGTCTACGCTCAGGACTGCCTCGGCTGCGGTTCCTGCGCCAACGTCTGCCCCGCCAAGGAAAAGGCTCTGGTCATGAAGCCCCTGGAAACCCAGCTGGACGCCCAGGTTGCCAACCTCAAGTTCGCCGAAGAAAACATCACCATCAAGGACGATCTGGTGGATCGCAACACCCTCAAGGGTTCCCAGCTCTGCCAGCCCCTGCTGGAATTCTCCGGCGCCTGCGCCGGCTGCGGCGAAACTCCCTACGTCAAGCTGCTCACCCAGCTCTTCGGCGAACGCATGGTCATCGCCAACGCCACGGGCTGCACCTCCATCTGGGGCGGCTCCGCTCCCACCACGCCTTACTGCCAGAACAAGGACGGCCACGGTCCGGCCTGGGGCAACTCCCTGTTTGAAGACGCGGCCGAATACGGCCTCGGCATGCACGACGCCTACAAGCAGCGCCGTGAAGGCCTGGCTCTCGCCTGCAGCGAAGCTCTGGAACTGCCCGGCATCAGCGACGGCCTGAAGAACGCCCTGCAGGGCTGGCTCGACAACAAGGACGACGCCAAGCTCTCCCGTGAATACGGCGAAGCCATCCTCGACGAACTCACCGACGTGGAAGACAGCGAAGTTCTCGAAAAGCTCTGGACCATGCAGGATCTGTTCACCAAAAAGTCCTTCTGGGTGTTCGGCGGCGACGGCTGGGGCTACGACATCGGTTACGGCGGCCTTGACCACGTCATCGCTTCCGGCGCCGACATCAACATCTTCGTGGTCGACACCGAAGTGTACTCCAACACCGGCGGTCAGGCCTCCAAGGCCACCCCGCTCGGCTCCATCGCCAAGTTCGCCGCTGCCGGCAAGCCCGTCCGCAAGAAGGACCTCGGTCGTATGGCCATGACCTACGGTTATGTGTACGTTGCCAGCGTGAGCATGGGCGCGGATATGAACCAGGTGCTCAAGGCCTTCAAGGAAGCCGAAGCCTACCATGGTCCTTCGCTCATCATCGCCTACGCTCCCTGCATCAACCAGGGCATCCGCAAGGGCATGGGCCGCAGCCTCGAAGAAGCCAAGCTCGCCGTGCAGACCGGTTACTGGCCTCTGTACCGCTTCAACCCCACTCTCAAGGAAGAAGGCAAGAATCCCTTCGTTCTTGACTACAAGAAGGCTCCCGACGGCACTCTGGAAGAATTCCTGCTCGGCGAAAACCGCTACGCCCAGCTGGAAAAGGCCAAGCCCGAACTGGCCAAGCAGCTGCGTGCCACTCTGGCTCAGCAGTACCAGGAACGATTCGACGAGCTGACCGAACTGTCCAAGTAA
- a CDS encoding MarR family winged helix-turn-helix transcriptional regulator, with product MDYSDSVDRLSRILVRAHRIIQLELLRQGVDDLVPSHGAVLEHLHQAGMAQPVTELVVALKRPKSSITKATDSLEKGGYVFKKPNPGDGRSYLVGLTPAGSDALLQFRKAYAVMEKRLFAAISEDRREACMQVLAEMEGNLERYL from the coding sequence ATGGATTACAGCGATTCCGTCGATAGGCTCAGCCGGATTCTTGTCCGGGCACATCGCATCATTCAGCTGGAACTGCTCCGGCAGGGAGTGGACGATCTGGTCCCCTCCCACGGGGCCGTGCTGGAACATCTGCATCAGGCTGGCATGGCACAGCCCGTGACGGAGCTGGTGGTTGCCCTTAAAAGACCCAAGTCCTCCATCACCAAGGCGACGGACAGTCTGGAAAAGGGCGGTTACGTCTTCAAAAAGCCCAATCCCGGCGACGGCCGGAGCTATCTTGTGGGGCTTACCCCGGCGGGCAGCGACGCGCTTCTGCAGTTCCGCAAGGCCTACGCCGTGATGGAGAAGCGGCTCTTTGCCGCCATATCGGAAGACCGGAGGGAAGCCTGTATGCAGGTTCTGGCGGAAATGGAAGGCAATCTGGAAAGGTATCTGTAG
- the speB gene encoding agmatinase, with amino-acid sequence MLKEYENRFLSSEVPAVPADKARFHVIPVPYEATVSYAGGTARGPEAILEASDQLELYDGTSFPGEGGIFTQHPVDCSGRPEEVMENVRRAVLAALDAGAMPVVLGGEHSLTYGEMVALKERFGTFGVVQFDAHADLRDSYEGSRWSHASVMRRAVADLELPLVQLGNRIFCSEEMAARKKHGVVAWDAPLLCRRGIPEKILPDGFPENIFITFDVDGLDPSILPETGTPVPGGLGWYQALDLAEKAVAGRNLLGFDVVELAPREGHIVSDFAAASLTYALMGIAERSRRK; translated from the coding sequence ATGCTGAAAGAATACGAAAACCGCTTCCTTTCCTCGGAAGTTCCCGCCGTTCCCGCCGACAAGGCGCGCTTTCACGTCATTCCCGTGCCCTATGAGGCCACGGTAAGCTACGCGGGCGGCACGGCCCGCGGCCCGGAAGCCATTCTCGAAGCCTCCGACCAGCTGGAGCTGTATGACGGCACGAGCTTCCCCGGAGAAGGCGGCATCTTCACCCAGCATCCCGTGGACTGCTCCGGCAGGCCGGAAGAGGTCATGGAAAACGTACGCCGCGCCGTGCTTGCGGCGCTGGATGCGGGTGCCATGCCCGTGGTGCTCGGCGGGGAACATTCCCTCACCTACGGGGAAATGGTTGCTCTGAAGGAGCGTTTCGGCACCTTCGGCGTGGTGCAGTTCGATGCCCATGCCGACCTCAGAGACAGCTATGAGGGAAGCCGCTGGAGTCACGCCTCCGTCATGCGGCGGGCCGTGGCGGATCTTGAGCTGCCCCTCGTGCAGCTCGGCAACCGCATTTTCTGCAGTGAGGAAATGGCGGCGCGCAAAAAGCACGGCGTCGTTGCCTGGGACGCCCCGCTGCTCTGCCGCAGGGGCATCCCCGAAAAAATCCTGCCCGACGGCTTTCCTGAAAACATCTTCATCACCTTCGACGTGGACGGACTCGATCCTTCCATCCTCCCGGAAACGGGCACTCCCGTTCCCGGAGGGCTCGGCTGGTATCAGGCCCTGGATCTTGCGGAAAAAGCCGTGGCCGGGCGCAATCTTCTGGGCTTCGACGTGGTGGAACTTGCGCCGCGGGAAGGTCACATCGTTTCGGACTTCGCCGCCGCAAGCCTGACCTACGCCCTTATGGGCATTGCGGAACGTTCCCGCAGAAAGTGA